The following coding sequences lie in one Euhalothece natronophila Z-M001 genomic window:
- a CDS encoding flavin-containing monooxygenase: MNNTKQKQLIIGAGFVGLGIAQGLKAAEISYDQVDASDEIGGNWYHGVYETAHIISSKKVTQFTHFPMPDHYPDFPSAKQMWEYLNAFADHFQLRENIELKRKVVDVRPIENNLWQVTFANEETRIYKGVILCNGHHWCKRFPELPGEFNGKIIHSKDYKKPEQLKGQRVLVIGGGNSGCDLAAEAARVAEKSVLSLRDSVWFIPKTFLGKPVVDLIRGWMPEWLQRLLAYSIVRITFGKHEDYGMPKPQHQIFEKHPTVNSEVPYYIKHGRITPKPEVKKIEGDEVIFVDDTREKIDLIVCATGYYVAYPFLPPELQRVKGAVVQCYGGCFLDDYKGLAYVGWGQARGGVGSVIAAYAPVFARLLKLQDEINVPLGRVFKAMGQSLPKTHLSDPHKVFRQLKLLNLMFPWFRRKAHQVDKQDPNFQNQCLVPEKESVKEWQ; encoded by the coding sequence ATGAATAACACAAAACAGAAGCAACTAATTATCGGTGCAGGATTTGTGGGATTAGGCATTGCCCAAGGTCTAAAAGCAGCAGAAATTTCTTATGATCAAGTAGATGCAAGTGATGAAATTGGCGGAAATTGGTATCACGGCGTTTATGAAACGGCTCATATTATCTCCTCCAAAAAAGTAACACAGTTTACCCATTTTCCCATGCCTGATCATTATCCCGACTTCCCTAGTGCCAAGCAAATGTGGGAGTATTTAAATGCCTTTGCCGATCATTTTCAGTTACGAGAAAACATTGAGTTAAAGCGAAAAGTCGTTGATGTACGACCCATAGAAAATAATCTTTGGCAAGTCACCTTTGCTAATGAAGAAACCAGAATTTATAAAGGAGTAATCTTATGTAATGGTCATCATTGGTGCAAGCGTTTTCCTGAACTACCCGGAGAATTTAACGGAAAAATTATCCATTCTAAAGACTATAAAAAACCTGAACAATTAAAAGGTCAACGGGTATTAGTAATTGGCGGTGGCAATTCTGGCTGTGATTTGGCGGCAGAAGCCGCGCGAGTGGCAGAAAAAAGTGTTCTTAGTCTCCGTGATTCTGTGTGGTTTATTCCCAAAACCTTTCTCGGTAAGCCAGTGGTTGATTTAATTCGTGGTTGGATGCCAGAGTGGTTGCAACGTCTTCTTGCTTATAGTATTGTTCGCATCACTTTTGGCAAACATGAGGATTATGGAATGCCAAAACCGCAGCATCAAATTTTTGAGAAACATCCTACCGTCAATAGTGAAGTCCCCTATTATATTAAGCATGGTCGTATTACCCCGAAGCCTGAAGTTAAAAAAATAGAGGGTGATGAGGTTATTTTTGTAGATGACACGCGAGAAAAAATTGATCTCATTGTTTGCGCTACAGGTTATTATGTTGCCTATCCCTTTTTGCCCCCAGAATTACAACGAGTGAAAGGAGCAGTGGTGCAATGCTATGGCGGTTGTTTTCTAGACGATTATAAAGGATTAGCTTATGTAGGATGGGGACAAGCTAGAGGGGGAGTGGGTTCTGTGATAGCAGCCTATGCCCCTGTATTTGCCCGTTTATTGAAACTTCAAGATGAAATTAATGTTCCCCTTGGTCGGGTTTTTAAGGCGATGGGACAGTCATTACCAAAAACTCATTTAAGTGATCCTCATAAGGTATTTCGACAGTTAAAATTATTGAATTTGATGTTCCCTTGGTTTAGAAGAAAAGCCCATCAGGTGGATAAACAAGACCCTAATTTTCAAAATCAATGTTTAGTTCCTGAGAAAGAAAGCGTTAAGGAGTGGCAATAA
- a CDS encoding circadian clock KaiB family protein, whose protein sequence is MSQAYKGIALFTPGGDVIYGLDVDKEKRWHLDLCESLQELLGLSASPHFLVPSYTATIDQWLDPKTGEIQSCCEVYPLVKRYQPLLNAIFALKEATWSVLPWQEQYSDPGIIETYYKQFPELWENHNLIVNFNSLQKDTIVNTDNSSSSRGYILRLFISGHSQSTTEALTTLHRLLEQKLSDSYTLKVVDIKKYPEQAELNQISATPTLVRLYPEPVRQIVGEWHDFDRILKIIATP, encoded by the coding sequence ATGAGTCAAGCCTATAAAGGGATTGCTTTATTTACTCCTGGAGGTGATGTCATTTATGGTCTGGATGTTGACAAGGAAAAACGTTGGCATCTTGATCTTTGCGAAAGCCTACAAGAGTTATTAGGGCTAAGTGCATCTCCTCATTTTTTAGTTCCCAGTTATACAGCGACTATAGATCAATGGTTAGATCCCAAAACAGGAGAGATACAAAGTTGTTGTGAAGTTTATCCTCTTGTGAAGCGCTATCAGCCTCTTCTAAATGCCATTTTTGCGTTGAAGGAGGCAACATGGAGCGTCCTACCTTGGCAAGAGCAGTATAGTGATCCTGGGATTATTGAAACGTATTACAAGCAATTTCCTGAACTGTGGGAAAATCATAATTTGATAGTTAATTTTAACTCCCTTCAGAAGGATACTATTGTTAATACCGATAATTCTTCATCTTCTCGGGGATACATTTTAAGATTATTTATTTCGGGTCACTCGCAAAGCACTACTGAAGCCCTAACCACCCTACATCGGTTATTAGAGCAAAAATTAAGCGATTCTTATACCTTAAAAGTGGTTGATATTAAAAAGTATCCAGAACAGGCAGAATTAAATCAAATTTCAGCTACCCCCACTTTAGTTCGATTATATCCTGAGCCAGTGCGCCAGATTGTTGGCGAGTGGCACGATTTTGATCGCATTTTAAAGATTATTGCCACTCCTTAA
- a CDS encoding type IV pilus twitching motility protein PilT has protein sequence MAQQPQSRPTPPPPPPKSPKRPQQEVTQSSASEVTRQTNNSQQKTRPNQAKASPEKSSRRTPAFPEVRKPSPSQGQPTLFQIVNKAYEDGFSDIHLGVGEIPRFRNRGEIDYSNYPKTDHNTFMSWLHEILSEEEVEKFQRHLEFDGAAQYDFARVRINVFDSLNGPAMVLRLIPLKILTLEELRLPSVFKDICHYHKGLVLVTGPTGSGKSTTLAAMVDYINQEMPKHLITIEDPIEFVHQSKKALIRQREVGIHTLEFDKALKASLREDPDIILIGEMRDRETVNTALKAAQTGHVVFGTLHTNSAVKTIERILSLYTPEEQPSMRVALAESLVSVISQGLCRTIDGKRAAFHDIMINTETVKEYVRDGKYDEINELMVDGEYDGMITMNQSLFNLYQEGRISEETALEWSPSPNEMAQMLRGRI, from the coding sequence ATGGCTCAACAACCGCAATCTCGTCCGACTCCCCCGCCACCACCTCCCAAAAGTCCTAAACGACCACAACAAGAGGTAACTCAGTCTTCTGCTTCGGAAGTTACTCGCCAAACTAATAATAGTCAGCAGAAAACAAGACCGAATCAGGCAAAAGCTTCACCAGAAAAAAGTTCTAGGCGTACTCCTGCTTTTCCTGAAGTGAGAAAACCCTCTCCCTCCCAGGGACAACCGACGTTATTCCAAATTGTCAACAAAGCCTACGAAGATGGCTTTTCTGATATTCACTTGGGTGTAGGCGAAATTCCACGCTTTCGTAATCGAGGGGAAATTGATTATTCTAATTATCCTAAAACTGACCATAATACCTTTATGAGTTGGTTGCATGAGATTCTCTCCGAAGAAGAAGTGGAGAAGTTTCAGAGGCATTTAGAATTTGATGGGGCGGCTCAATATGATTTTGCCCGCGTCAGAATTAATGTGTTTGATTCTCTCAATGGGCCAGCGATGGTGTTACGCCTGATTCCCTTAAAAATTCTTACTCTAGAAGAGTTGCGCCTTCCTTCGGTATTTAAAGACATTTGTCATTATCATAAAGGATTAGTGTTAGTAACTGGCCCCACTGGTTCTGGGAAATCCACTACTTTAGCCGCAATGGTGGATTATATCAATCAAGAGATGCCAAAGCATTTGATCACCATTGAAGATCCCATTGAGTTTGTTCACCAAAGTAAGAAAGCCTTAATTCGACAACGGGAAGTTGGTATTCATACCCTAGAGTTTGATAAAGCTCTGAAAGCCTCTTTAAGGGAAGATCCAGATATTATTTTAATTGGGGAGATGCGCGATCGCGAAACGGTGAACACAGCCCTAAAAGCTGCCCAAACTGGTCACGTGGTATTTGGAACGTTACACACCAATAGTGCTGTTAAAACCATTGAACGGATTTTAAGCCTCTACACCCCAGAAGAACAACCCTCAATGCGAGTTGCCCTTGCTGAGTCTCTTGTTTCCGTTATTTCTCAGGGCTTATGTCGGACTATCGATGGAAAACGGGCTGCCTTCCATGACATTATGATTAATACTGAAACCGTTAAGGAATATGTGCGTGACGGGAAGTATGATGAAATTAACGAGTTGATGGTTGATGGAGAATATGATGGGATGATTACCATGAATCAATCTCTGTTTAACTTGTATCAAGAAGGACGCATCAGCGAAGAAACTGCCCTAGAATGGTCACCATCTCCTAATGAAATGGCACAAATGTTAAGAGGTCGAATATAG
- a CDS encoding protochlorophyllide reductase, with amino-acid sequence MADNQRSTVIITGASSGVGLYTAKALADTDQWDLVMACRNIEKTENAAQEVGIPKDRYTIIPIDLANFDSVREFVNSFRQTGKSLDALVCNAAVYMPILKEPKRNPDGYELTVATNHLGHFLLCNLLLEDLKQSSSPNPRVVILGTVTANRKELGGKIPIPAPPDLGDLKGFEEGFKPPISMINGKKFKPGKAYKDSKLCNVLTMRELHRRYHDQTGITFNSLYPGCVAESPLFRNHYSLFQKIFPWFQKKITGGYISEEEAGKRVAAVVKDPEYNQSGAYWSWGNRQKKDRKSFVQEMSPEASDEAKAERLWELSEKLVGLKS; translated from the coding sequence ATGGCAGACAATCAACGCTCAACAGTAATAATTACTGGCGCTTCGTCCGGGGTGGGGTTATATACCGCCAAAGCTCTCGCCGACACTGACCAATGGGATCTTGTAATGGCATGTCGGAATATTGAGAAAACTGAAAACGCCGCCCAAGAGGTAGGGATTCCAAAAGATCGTTACACAATTATCCCCATTGATCTTGCCAATTTTGATAGTGTCCGAGAATTTGTTAACAGCTTTCGACAAACTGGAAAATCCCTTGATGCTCTAGTTTGTAACGCAGCGGTTTATATGCCAATCTTAAAAGAGCCGAAGCGTAACCCTGATGGTTATGAATTAACAGTAGCAACCAATCATCTCGGGCATTTTCTACTATGTAATTTACTCTTAGAAGATTTAAAACAATCTTCGTCTCCGAATCCCCGAGTGGTCATTTTAGGAACAGTTACGGCAAACCGCAAAGAATTAGGGGGTAAAATCCCAATTCCAGCCCCTCCCGATTTAGGGGATCTCAAAGGATTTGAAGAAGGCTTTAAGCCCCCAATCAGCATGATTAATGGCAAGAAATTTAAGCCAGGTAAAGCCTACAAAGACAGCAAACTCTGTAATGTTCTCACTATGAGAGAGTTACACCGACGTTATCACGATCAAACAGGGATTACCTTTAATTCTCTTTATCCAGGTTGTGTAGCAGAAAGTCCACTTTTCCGTAATCATTATTCCCTCTTCCAGAAAATCTTTCCTTGGTTCCAAAAGAAAATTACAGGAGGGTATATCTCAGAAGAAGAAGCTGGCAAACGAGTAGCTGCAGTGGTCAAAGATCCTGAATATAATCAATCTGGAGCTTATTGGAGTTGGGGAAATCGTCAGAAAAAAGACCGCAAGTCTTTTGTGCAAGAAATGTCCCCAGAGGCTAGTGATGAAGCTAAAGCAGAACGCTTATGGGAATTAAGTGAAAAATTAGTAGGACTTAAATCTTAA
- a CDS encoding FAD-dependent hydroxylase — MVLAKTEVSGAGLDYDVVIVGGNLTSLTLAVTLQQSHLRVAIVEATPLEIVASRDRAYALSIFSAEILKALGVWEDISPKIGKFRQIRLTDCDFPQAVTFNREDINHEYVGYAAEHYVLHQALAQKLGNGVTWFCPAKLETIQHYSHYVSLSVDQGGEQKTITTRLIVGADGARSRVRETAGIKTFGWKYWQSCVTTVFRHSTEPNDTAFERFWHTGPMGILPLPDNRCQVVWTAPHAEAQRLQAMAEEQFVEKLTARIGGFLKDITLLKDRLVFPVQLMQSREYVRPNLALIGDAAHRCHPVGGQGLNLGIRDAAVLGEILIQSSDRAEHIGDIQVLRRYQQWRKDENLAILGITDILDRSFSNDFPPMVLTRRTGIWMLDNLPPVKRLALEIMTGLKGKKPQLVSR, encoded by the coding sequence ATGGTGTTAGCAAAAACAGAAGTCTCTGGAGCCGGGTTAGACTATGATGTGGTAATTGTTGGAGGCAATCTCACTAGCCTGACCTTAGCGGTGACTTTGCAACAGAGTCATTTACGGGTAGCAATTGTGGAAGCAACTCCTCTTGAGATCGTGGCAAGTCGCGATCGCGCTTATGCCCTTTCTATTTTTTCCGCAGAAATCTTGAAAGCCTTAGGAGTGTGGGAAGATATCTCTCCAAAGATTGGAAAATTTCGCCAAATTCGCCTCACTGATTGTGATTTTCCCCAGGCTGTTACGTTTAACCGAGAAGACATTAACCATGAGTATGTGGGCTATGCTGCAGAACATTATGTATTACACCAGGCCCTGGCCCAGAAATTAGGAAACGGAGTCACTTGGTTTTGCCCCGCCAAATTGGAGACGATTCAGCACTATTCCCATTACGTTAGCCTAAGTGTTGATCAAGGAGGAGAGCAAAAAACGATTACGACTCGCTTAATTGTTGGCGCAGATGGAGCGCGATCGCGCGTTCGAGAAACTGCTGGCATTAAAACTTTCGGTTGGAAGTATTGGCAATCTTGTGTGACCACAGTATTCCGCCACAGCACTGAGCCTAATGATACCGCTTTTGAGCGATTTTGGCACACTGGCCCGATGGGGATTCTTCCGCTTCCCGATAATCGGTGTCAAGTTGTCTGGACTGCTCCCCATGCCGAAGCCCAACGCCTGCAAGCTATGGCTGAAGAACAGTTTGTAGAAAAACTCACCGCTCGCATCGGCGGTTTCTTAAAAGATATTACTTTGCTCAAAGATCGCTTAGTCTTTCCGGTACAACTGATGCAAAGTCGGGAATATGTGCGACCGAATCTAGCATTAATTGGCGATGCTGCCCATCGTTGCCATCCGGTGGGAGGACAAGGCTTAAACTTAGGAATTCGTGACGCAGCAGTATTAGGAGAAATTTTAATTCAAAGCAGCGATCGCGCTGAACACATTGGCGATATCCAAGTTTTAAGGCGCTATCAACAATGGCGAAAAGATGAAAACCTTGCCATTTTAGGGATTACTGACATCTTAGATCGTAGCTTCTCTAATGATTTTCCACCGATGGTTTTAACCCGTCGTACTGGAATCTGGATGTTAGATAATCTTCCTCCAGTGAAACGCTTGGCTCTAGAGATTATGACAGGATTAAAAGGAAAAAAACCACAACTGGTAAGTCGTTAG
- a CDS encoding helix-hairpin-helix domain-containing protein, which yields MTGYFRKLSLRQKIRNNPYYRFQSLEEVAIAQSLNITIDVNTATVDDWLRLPGFSIRQAQTLTALTATGVQFYSLEDIAAALNIPVQRLEPLAPILSFCFTESDPEIAPPSLNVNTATAEELARLPFFDQAFAETVVQNRQHYGTYCNLADFHQRLGLNSDLTSQLMHYLRFS from the coding sequence ATGACTGGCTATTTCCGTAAATTGTCTTTACGTCAAAAAATTCGTAATAATCCCTATTATCGCTTTCAGTCTTTAGAAGAAGTCGCGATCGCGCAGTCTTTAAATATCACTATTGATGTTAATACAGCCACTGTTGATGATTGGTTGCGTCTGCCTGGGTTTTCTATTCGTCAAGCCCAAACTCTCACGGCTTTAACTGCAACAGGGGTGCAATTTTATTCTCTGGAAGATATTGCAGCTGCTTTAAATATTCCTGTGCAACGCTTAGAACCATTAGCTCCTATTTTGAGCTTTTGTTTCACTGAGAGTGATCCCGAAATTGCGCCCCCATCGCTTAATGTGAATACTGCCACTGCTGAAGAGTTAGCCCGTCTTCCTTTTTTTGATCAGGCTTTTGCAGAAACTGTGGTTCAAAATCGGCAACATTATGGAACTTATTGCAATTTAGCTGATTTTCATCAACGGTTAGGCTTAAATTCTGACTTGACCTCTCAGCTAATGCATTATTTACGGTTTTCCTGA